Part of the Antechinus flavipes isolate AdamAnt ecotype Samford, QLD, Australia chromosome 2, AdamAnt_v2, whole genome shotgun sequence genome is shown below.
TCTCTTTAATAGGGAAGCCATCATCCCCCAGGCTGACTGCAAGACCCTATGTGGCAAGCAGCCCTTCAGCACTGTACAAGAAGCCTGTAGATCCTACAGTCATGTGGTAGTCAAGGAGGTGCGCTTCTTCAGCCTGAAGCCCCTCCACCCACTGCTGACTGACCCCTCCCTCAATCTGCAGATCATTCACCTTATACGAGACCCCAGAGCTGTGTTTCGCTCTCGACAAAACACCGAACAGGATCTGCTGCGTGACAGCCATATTGTCATGGGGAAGCAATggaaaacaataaagaaagaGGACCATCCCTATCACATGATGAAAACCATCTGCCAAAGCCACAAGGAGATCTACGAGGCAGCTCAGCTATTACCAGACTCCCTCCGGAGACGCTACCTGCTGATACGCTATGAAGACTTGGTTCAGGACCCACTGATCCAAACCGCCAAATTGTATGAATTTGCAGGGTTACTCTTCCTGCCTCATCTCCAAATCTGGGTGCATAACGTCACACAGGGCAAGGGCATGGGAAAGCATCCCTTCTACACAGACTCCAGGAATGCCCGAAACATTTCTCAGGCCTGGCGCTGGTCCTTACCACATGACAGGGTAGTCAAATTACAGAAAATTTGTAAAGATACCATGGACCTCATGGGCTATCTTCCTGTACTGTCTGAGGAAGACCAGAGAAATTTATCAATGGTTGTTCTTTCTACCCTTGAGCTCCCCTAAAACTGGGCAAACACATGATTTGAGAGATGGTCTGGTTTTGTACAATGGCTATGGTCAGCTGAATGGTTTGGGGTCAAAATGTGTTTTTCAATGAATATGCTGTTGTAGGTGACTACACTTGGCCAAAGGCTACTCTCTACTTTCTGACTCAAGACCTTGGCACAGATTGTCCCCCTGACTTGGGATGCTCCTTTCTTTACCTGTATATTTAGAACACACGGGAAAGTGGACTCAAGCTTAGGAAGCATATGTGGAGAAGGGGTGACAAGGCTCCTGAATGctagaatttttttccctgtgtTTGTGGGGTATTCCACTTAGGTTCCCCTTAGGTATGGTGTAGTTTCTTTGCTAGTTCTTTGTGAAGCCAAAAATCTGCATGCATTCTGTCCTTAGCTCCAGTGTAGACACTACTAGCAGTTGATCCAGGGATTAGGCTGGGCCCCAGTGAATGGCCCACATGCTCTGGGTCCTTCTAGCTTGCTTACAAAGGCCTTCCTGCAGCCAAAGCATTGGGGTGGGATTGGTGCAAGCCAAaacctcttttcccttccttccccacttcAGTTCTTCCTCAGGGACTTTATGGAATCTCTCCAATAACTCTGCTTCTAAACTAGTCCGATAATTCCCAGATAAGCACTGGGgcatgatcaattctgaatggGATTCCTGTGTGAGTCACTCTAGTCCCCAGAGGTTTTAGTCCTTAGTCTAAAACCTATGATTGAAACCAATTGATGGGACATTTTGTTGGAGCACCCAAGTAGAGGTTGGGTTCTCTGCCTAAACTCACATCAATACCAACTTTGGTTTATTCTCTGGCTTCCTTGTATCTCagggaaattttcttttcctagaaACATCTGGGTAACAAAATAGCAGGTTATATTACAGTATCTTTGgatagagaggcctggggagggGAAGCTGGGGAAAGAGCCAGGAGGAAAGTCCTGGTCTTGGGTTTTCCTTCATTCTGGGACTTCCACTTCTAAATGCCTCTAAAAGTAAAAGACTCTTCAAAACTCTCCAGTATGTCCCTTCTCAGGCATAGCTCAGTCCTTTTGTTCCTTAAAGGGTTGCAGAAGTATCATGCTTGCTCCTACTTCCCTACTTACTTGAGAAATTCTCAATTCTGAGACAGCTTCTTCCTTTGATAAAAAtaatactgtgtttccccgataataagacactgtcttattaaaattttttggacagaaaaaccccagaaggcttattttcaggggagggcttattttaatgaacattgacagcaattttaataaacaggtaaatgtgaacaaaaaaaagtacttttattcaataatgatcatgtcatcttcttcgacaacatcgtcataagtgtccataccctgaattccgtcctggatgtcttgcgcctctatttccttcagaagaaggggacccaatctgtcatgtccagcaatatagctctctttaaatgaacatgtcttgtccaggtaacctgctcgtagtgccttggcgacacagctgtcagtaattttatcccatgacttcttcacccaagtcacgacttcttgcagacagagcttcacaaagtttccacactgatttctttccactctattttcaatgtagtcattgacttccatgcgcaaatggtccttgaatggcttgtttattgcaatatcaagggtctggagataggcagtcattcctgcaggaatcattacttgatctattcttctctctgcaaggaagttcttcatttctttagtgcggtgagtgctggctgagttcttcttttatcctccatcatgccccttctatcctccatcatgccccctcactcccatttacataccgggtttttatgtcctgcctcagctctcctccacggcactgctctcaatggtgccagcaagcaaatcactggggaagaacaggatgacgcgctcactgctgcagctctgattggatgcagctcggagcgtggcATGTGTTTCAcccgtgggggggggggggaaggagggggagaacggtgcatacagagggtaccataatgtagcgtgtggcgcaggggatcaccttcactacagtagcaatctcaatagggcttattttcaggggagggcttattttagaggaatcttgcacagtaaggggagggcttattttcgggataggtcttatcaTGGTAGCAACtaatttttatatagtatttaccattttccaggcactatgctaagtgttttgcaattattatctaatttgatattCACAGCCTGGAAGTTTGTTggtattatttccccattttgcagaccaaggcaactgaggcaaatacaggAGGCtccatttgaacttaggtcttcgtAACTCCAgacttagcactctatccaccagggccacttagctgtccaaagaatttaaataaattgcTTTGGCTGTAACATGTCTCTTTAGTTAATTCAAGCCAGGATGTGGGAACTATCCACACTCAAGTTCTGATGATCATATTCTATCAAAAAATGTTCTTACCTACTTAAGATTTCAGAGCCAAAATGGGGAGGTTTTAACTTTACCCTCACCTATATAATGTaaaatcattttgtataagaagctTGCAAAGAATCACCATCCTAAATTTTACTGTTTCTGTTCAGCATTGGACTTAGCTTCCCAATGATGTTGCTAGTTACTGGACTGTGATGTTTAGAGTATGATTATAATAGCTGTTTATAAGCTCAGGTAAACTCATTTTTAATGGACCTCTCAGGCAAGATTGtagaatttggaaatgaaatgaaataaggaaatgaagaaaatattggtATCTAGCTGATACTTTCATAATTGGACCAACTGACAAAACTGACATGATGAAAAGTTATAGAAACAATTTTTTACTTCTCCCATTCCTCTGAAGAGGACCTAAggataggatcaaatataatatttggCTGATTCATATCTAACTAAACTGGCTATCTGCTCAGAACTCTATATTTTAGGatgcaacaattttttttctgggaaaagagatttttttattttaataaaaaagtgtCTGTATCTGTAATGTTACTTGTATATAATTGTCATATGAAGTTATGGCTGCTATTTAATTCCATGATGATAATCACTGAACTTATTTGTTAAGTAAATCTTCCCCTAAAAATGTTGTTCTTTCATTGGTGAAAATCATCCATCATAAGTATACTTACAATGAATTGACTACTGATTCTAAAACAATTTGGTGTAAAATctgtttattatgtatttataatatatttttcaataaaagtAAACATGTTAAGTGCTCAGACTGTTGGGCTTGTGAAATATTTTGTGTTATATTAATCTACCAtctagctttaataaaaaacattaCACTGAATTATACAATCATTGCTGAATCAAATTGCTTTCACAGATAATTCcgtgaaaaagcatttattatttggaaggaagaaaataagcatttttctaGTATTTATTACAGTGTCAGGCCCtaggctaagcactttacaaatcttaccTCCTTGaaccctcacaacaatcctgggaggtgcGTGCTTTAATTCtactaattttacagttgaggaaactaaggcagaccgAAATTAAAgttacttgctcagagtcactgagctaatgagtgtctgaggccagattggtattttgagttttcttgaaagaaaggcaaaaatctgGGGCAGtgaggtggcccagtggatagagcacctctgaagtcaggaggatctttattcaaatttgacctcagatacttgacactccCCAGCTGTatgaatctggacaagtcatttaatcctaattgcctcaggggaaaaaaaaaaggcaaaaatctgtttcattcattcaaagaatTCACCTTCTAATGTGGGAGATAACATAAGTAAATATCTGCACACAAGATctagataaaataaatagaaggtaaATCTCAGAGAGGTAACAATAGAGGGTAGAATGAGGCTGTGAAAGTGGAATTTGAGTGGATTCTAGAAGAAAACCACAGAAAGAAGCTTAGAGTTAGAGGGGAGCCTTTCAGGCAGGGAAGGAGGCTGGACAAAGGCTTAGAGATTGAAGATGGGAATGGAAGGGTCAATGAACAGCAGTAATTtgtcagcatagtgcctggcacatggtgaACAATAAATGTTTCCtatgttgtttccttttttccagaTAGCAGACCTTTTGTGTGTGTACTAAAGTTAACATTCTCATCCAAACAGGTATGCAGAGGGTTAGGTAAGTgctattactcccattttacagaagagaaactgaggcaggattgtttagaggatcaaatgggataacataATAGTAGAAGCACAAAGGAGACATTTTACAAATGCTTACTTCCTTCTTCCTGATAGCAGACCTTGTGTGTACAAAAGTCGACATTCTTGACCACTCATGCAGAGGTTTAGGGAGGTGCTATAcccattttatagcattttactagctgtgtgatcctggacaagccatttaacatctgcttgtctcagtttttcttttgtaaactggAGGCAATATTAGCACCTGCCTCCTAGGCTTTTGTTGTGAAACTTGAATgagttaataattgtaaaaatatttgccTATTTGTGCCTAGCACATGGTGAGTTTGCTACTAGGTATTTGAAGGAGGAATAGGGAAGGTCTCTTGCAGAAGTTGGGACTTTAGCCAAGACTTAAAGAAAGTCAAGCAAGCTAGGAGTTTGAGCTGCAGAGGAAGAGAATTCTAGGCATTAGGAGACAGCCAGGGAGAATGTTCAGATGGGAGATGGAGGCCAAGGAGGatcagcaaggaggccagtgccTCTGGAGAGCAGAGTCCACAGAAGGAATAAAGGTGTAAGACCGGAAAGCTGTGGGATGGCTTTGAAAAgccaaagagaacattttatatttgattctgtagAAGAAAAGGAGCACCTGTAATTGGTTGAGTAGGGAAATGCTAAGATTTCTTACCCTATGGGTCTGATAGTGAAACTGCTGAGTCAAAGTTTAATCATTTGGGGGGCATAATCATATATTGTTATCAGTCACTGATCACGATTTTCTAATTAAATCCACCATAATTCAGCTTGACTCCAGCTTCCTAAGAAATTTTTTAAGAGCACTGAGAAACAACTTGCTTCCCTTATTTTTCTGGTCTGAGGTTTATGATAGGAACTGAGTGATAGCAGGAGCAGATGGTATTTGGAA
Proteins encoded:
- the LOC127547699 gene encoding carbohydrate sulfotransferase 4-like produces the protein MFWANKTKLLALLVLPFLAFLLFQPFYHPSHSPGLIRKSSPKHVLILSSWRSGSSFVGQLFSQHPDVFYLMEPAWHVWTNLSSESAGQLQMAVRDLVRSVFLCDMSVFDAYMAWGPRKQSSLFQWETSRALCSPPACHLFNREAIIPQADCKTLCGKQPFSTVQEACRSYSHVVVKEVRFFSLKPLHPLLTDPSLNLQIIHLIRDPRAVFRSRQNTEQDLLRDSHIVMGKQWKTIKKEDHPYHMMKTICQSHKEIYEAAQLLPDSLRRRYLLIRYEDLVQDPLIQTAKLYEFAGLLFLPHLQIWVHNVTQGKGMGKHPFYTDSRNARNISQAWRWSLPHDRVVKLQKICKDTMDLMGYLPVLSEEDQRNLSMVVLSTLELP